In Drosophila yakuba strain Tai18E2 chromosome 2R, Prin_Dyak_Tai18E2_2.1, whole genome shotgun sequence, a single genomic region encodes these proteins:
- the LOC6531625 gene encoding DNA repair protein RAD50: MSSIESLSIQGIRSFGTYAEDLQSIKFSSPVTLILGENGCGKTTVVECLKYALTGECPPGSDRGKSFVHDPKIFGLNEVLAQIKMQVRDRRGAQVSICRTMKVSKKRNKMSFETMDSTINFLTGAGQSKREKQDSLSGRSVDIDVAISDFMGVSKAIINNVLFCHQEDSSWPLDESKKLKEKFDAIFGITEYNKALDKIIKLRKEAMEELKVKEANMKHVAYLKQEMEVKTLNLQQAQRKCDAIKAQCSECEEEMKPIEARLMEIRNVEFEIGKYQAQKVEMDTKHKNCKDQISTLTGKIKNLFGGTLAELDQEISNFDQRMQEVHQKRTVVEGDLSQIKRSKVSEQEKLGTQDRKHCLAKQRHQSELACRAQLLKRVKDFCREVHITINCDLVEQPEKMGEVLQDIEAMIITKHCEITEIVEQNEKADRSRQVKIDELRIELTKSEQSVTAQEKQRESSKRESDTIGEQIKKIETSMQDLKKLEKEINDVNELYESANKDIDQQAIKDAIARQKASIAQNQIQFKKLDEQLTFLGTMAKLVAEISLKQKELDKKNQEVHRVRSRHSDNFGKFFKEPITCNYRRSMQGVYDKLRREIQDLNEKANSQKLKEQSFEIKRKNLIGDISQMEKELNMSEELIFEKCRSTPYEDLLERSKTAISKLQFDHGALKSSEALYKKYIQKMDEEPCCPLCHHNMTSDEACDLTSELTDEIQKLPDNITRAEKALEAEQIKYENLLQIKPIILKVKDLKNSLPQKKEELKKVEELLGESLSEYETLLALIGEPTHNMELANSMMGDMSLLDEALKDSGRLTKDLDQQKGKLPASYDSSVSMDALQAEKSQVSKELETERKELDSAQNAFQQQMDALNRLREKKNSLKDRQIHLREGVQSLPQLKERLEKLHSFLATVASEISELKAKIQPLKLNLRKAIDEKERLKKSESDKLAQLNSKYNSYKSTDQDIQRLNKEAEDYAKMDLRNEIKKLDEIITASKDQLRKLEIEISLKTDELDTIKTECSNQQTVERDLKDNRELKQLEDKESKLRESCQTLNKQLGNLDFHSVSKEKVNLTKQRDKATVRKGELLGQLGEINSQVNKLQREIDEPRFKESLKNFRKASYEIEVTRLCIEDLGQYRLALEWALIQFHSEKMEMINRLIREYWRKIYRGNDIDYIQVKTDEVSTEASADRRKTYNYRVVQSKNYSEIEMRGRCSAGQRVLASLIIRLALAETFSSNCGVLALDEPTTNLDRANINSLCEALNCIVEERQSQSNFMLIIITHDENFVSSLGKITSYHRVFRNDECKSVIRRVEAGPSKKTAIDQ, from the exons ATGTCGTCAATAGAATCGCTGTCCATCCAGGGAATCCGGAGCTTTGGCACCTATGCCGAGGATCTTCAAAGCATAAAGTTTTCATCGCCGGTTACCCTGATTCTGGGCGAGAATGGGTGCGGAAAGACGACCGTGGTAGAGTGTCTTAAGTACGCCTTGACCGGCGAGTGTCCGCCGGGCAGTGATCGCGGCAAGAGTTTCGTCCACGACCCCAAGATCTTTGGGCTGAACGAGGTGCTGGCGCAGATCAAGATGCAGGTGCGGGACAGGCGGGGTGCCCAGGTGTCCATATGCCGCACCATGAAGGTGTCCAAGAAGCGCAACAAAATGTCCTTCGAAACAATGGACTCTACAATCAACTTTTTAACCGGCGCCGGACAGTCGAAGCGCGAAAAGCAGGACTCGCTAAGCGGCCGCTCCGTGGACATCGATGTGGCCATCTCGGACTTCATGGGTGTCTCCAAGGCTATTATCAACAATGTCCTGTTTTGCCATCAGGAAGACTCCAGTTGGCCGCTGGACGAATCAAAGAAGTTAAAGGAAAAATTCGATGCCATTTTCGGCATCACCGAGTACAATAAGGCCCTGGATAAAATCATAAAGCTTCGCAAGGAGGCCATGGAGGAGCTGAAAGTAAAGG AGGCCAACATGAAGCATGTGGCCTACCTCAAGCAGGAAATGGAGGTTAAAACTTTGAACCTGCAACAGGCACAGAGAAAATGCGACGCAATTAAGGCGCAGTGCAGCGAGTGTGAGGAGGAAATGAAGCCCATTGAGGCCAGGCTGATGGAAATCCGAAATGTAGAGTTTGAAATTGGCAAATATCAAGCGCAGAAGGTCGAAATGGACACTAA ACACAAAAACTGCAAGGATCAGATATCCACTTTAACCGGAAAGATAAAGAACCTCTTTGGAGGCACGCTGGCTGAATTGGATCAAGAGATCAGTAACTTCGATCAGCGCATGCAGGAGGTGCATCAAAAACGCACCGTGGTGGAGGGAGATTTGTCCCAGATTAAGAGATCTAAAGTCTCTGAGCAAGAAAAGTTGGGCACACAGGACCGAAAGCATTGCCTGGCTAAGCAACGGCATCAAAGCGAGCTGGCTTGTCGAGCACAGCTTCTAAAGCGGGTCAAGGACTTCTGTCGGGAAGTCCATATAACAATTAATTGTGATTTGGTGGAGCAGCCCGAGAAGATGGGAGAAGTGCTTCAGGATATCGAGGCAATGATAATAACCAAGCACTGTGAAATAACAGAGATCGTTGAGCAAAACGAGAAGGCCGATCGTAGCCGGCAAGTCAAGATCGATGAGCTCCGCATTGAGCTGACCAAGTCGGAGCAAAGCGTGACCGCCCAGGAGAAGCAACGCGAGTCCAGCAAGCGAGAGAGTGACACTATTGgtgagcaaataaaaaaaatcgaaacatcCATGCAAGATTTAAAGAAGCTTGAGAAAGAAATAAACGACGTGAATGAGTTGTATGAGAGCGCCAACAAAGACATTGACCAGCAGGCTATAAAAGATGCCATTGCCAGGCAGAAGGCCAGTATTGCCCAGAATCAGATTCAGTTTAAGAAGCTGGACGAACAGTTGACTTTCTTAGGCACCATGGCCAAGCTAGTTGCCGAGATTTCCCTGAAGCAAAAAGAGCTTGATAAGAAGAACCAAGAGGTACATCGCGTGCGCAGCCGACACTCTGATAATTTTGGGAAGTTCTTCAAGGAACCCATTACCTGCAATTATCGCCGATCGATGCAGGGAGTCTACGACAAACTTCGTCGCGAGATTCAAGATCTTAACGAGAAGGCAAACTCGCAGAAACTAAAAGAACAGTCATTCGAAATCAAGCGTAAGAACCTCATCGGTGATATTTCTCAAATGGAAAAGGAATTAAATATGAGCGAGGAGTTAATATTTGAAAAGTGTCGGTCAACTCCGTATGAGGATCTGCTGGAGCGAAGTAAAACGGCCATTTCCAAGTTGCAGTTCGACCACGGCGCCCTTAAATCGTCCGAGGCTCTTTATAAGAA GTATATACAGAAAATGGACGAAGAGCCGTGTTGCCCATTATGCCACCACAACATGACTAGTGATGAGGCTTGCGACTTAACTAGTGAGCTAACTGATGAGATCCAAAAGTTGCCCGATAATATCACCAGAGCTGAGAAAGCCCTAGAGGCGGAGCAGATAAAATATGAGAACTTATTGCAAATTAAACCGATCATTCTTAAGGTCAAGGATCTTAAGAATTCCTTGCCCCAAAAGAAGGAGGAACTGAAAAAAGTCGAGGAACTTCTCGGAGAGAGCCTCAGCGAATATGAGACATTACTCGCTTTAATTGGCGAGCCAACGCATAATATGGAGTTGGCGAATTCCATGATGGGCGATATGTCCCTATTAGACGAGGCTTTAAAAGATTCGGGGCGGCTTACAAAGGATCTAGATCAGCAGAAGGGAAAGTTACCAGCTTCCTATGATTCAAGTGTATCGATGGATGCGCTGCAGGCGGAGAAGAGTCAGGTTTCAAAGGAGTTGGAAACGGAACGTAAGGAGTTAGACTCCGCTCAGAATGCATTCCAGCAGCAAATGGATGCCCTTAATCGTTTGCGCGAAAAGAAGAATAG tCTAAAAGATAGGCAAATACATCTTCGAGAGGGTGTGCAAAGCTTGCCGCAGTTGAAGGAACGTTTGGAGAAGCTCCATAGTTTCCTTGCGACTGTAGCCTCTGAAATCAGTGAACTTAAGGCCAAAATCCAGCCTCTAAAGCTGAATCTACGAAAAGCCATAGACGAAAAAGAGCGCTTGAAGAAAAGCGAAAGTGATAAGTTAGCTCAGCTGAATTCCAAATATAATTCGTACAAAAGCACAGATCAGGACATACAAAG ATTGAACAAAGAAGCTGAGGACTACGCCAAAATGGATCTTCGAAATGAAATCAAGAAGCTTGATGAAATCATAACGGCCTCCAAAGATCAGTTAAGGAAATTG GAAATCGAAATCTCTTTAAAAACTGACGAGCTGGATACAATTAAAACAGAGTGCTCAAATCAACAGACCGTTGAACGGGATTTAAAGGATAACCGCGAGCTGAAACAGCTCGAAGATAAGGAATCCAAGTTAAGAGAAAGTTGCCAGACGCTTAACAAGCAACTGGGTAACCTTGACTTTCACAGCGTCAGCAAGGAGAAAGTGAATCTAACTAAACAAAGGGATAAAGCCACAGTGCGTAAGGGCGAACTGCTGGGCCAGCTGGGCGAGATTAACAGCCAGGTGAACAAGTTGCAGCGTGAAATCGATGAGCCCAGATTTAAGGAGTCTTTAAAGAACTTCCGTAAGGCCAGTTACGAGATAGAGGTCACTCGTCTCTGCATTGAGGACTTGGGCCAATATCGTTTAGCGTTGGAGTGGGCACTCATCCAGTTTCACTCTGAAAAAATGGAGATGATTAACCGTCTGATACGCGAGTACTGGCGTAAGATATATCGCGGAAATGACATTGACTATATTCAGGTGAAAACCGATGAGGTTAGTACGGAAGCTTCGGCAGATCGGCGAAAGACCTACAACTACAGAGTGGTTCAGTCCAAGAACTACTCGGAGATCGAAATGCGAGGACGCTGCAGTGCTGGCCAGCGCGTCCTGGCTTCACTTATTATCCGATTGGCACTGGCCGAGACCTTCAGCAGTAATTGCGGTGTCCTAGCTTTGGATGAGCCCACCACGAACTTGGATCGTGCCAATATTAATTCACTATGCGAAGCCCTGAATTGCATCGTGGAGGAGCGCCAGAGCCAGTCCAACTTTATGCTCATCATCATTACTCATGACGAGAATTTCGTTTCGTCGCTGGGCAAGATAACCTCCTACCATCGGGTCTTCCGCAACGACGAGTGCAAGTCGGTTATACGGAGAGTGGAGGCCGGTCCATCAAAGAAAACTGCGATAGATCaataa
- the LOC120320991 gene encoding uncharacterized protein LOC120320991, which produces MAYTCGLLLLAILTSAEVTCFCIQFGMMHLLAVPIYETEIFTTEFVHFIDVKYKQKVSMVFHINTILVIDESEMEWNGQASVESGGIGYNFTTLRLTFFPPKVAKVTVVIYGIPR; this is translated from the exons ATGGCCTATACGTGtggtctgctgctgctggcaatTCTCACTTCTGCGGAAGTTACGTGCTTTTGCATACAATTTGGCATGATGCACTTGCTAGCTGTTCCTATTTATGAAACTGAAATATTCACCACTGAATTTGTGCATTTCATAGATGTCAAGTACAAACAAAAG GTTAGCATGGTCTTTCATATCAACACGATATTAGTCATCGATGAAAgtgaaatggaatggaatggccAGGCATCCGTTGAGTCCGGCGGAATTGGTTATAACTTCACCACCTTAagattaacatttttcccacCAAAGGTTGCCAAAGTCACGGTAGTCATTTACGGGATTCCCAGGTAG
- the LOC6531626 gene encoding probable palmitoyltransferase ZDHHC24, producing the protein MRIRSNPLPRRLVDTTCFLIIGIFLPVVFMFEIVVVLPAFHEPGGFFHTFTFLMAMFLVFNIKGNMIACIMIDSSVDVKKIDPPGDQENWRECGECQKLAPPRSWHCKICKVCILKRDHHCIYTGCCIGLRNHRFFMGFIFYLFVGSVYALVYNSIYLWVIHGHIYNNWLTLLKLFCPMLHTVTGSFWSNMYLGFYSLNVLALAYGVILLGYHVPIVLRGGVSADITKESKEKYDRGVYQNLRSVFGIRMHLAWLSPLIRSDLPDDGYHWSVSTNKQD; encoded by the exons ATGAGAATCCGGAGCAACCCACTCCCCCGCCGGCTGGTGGACACCACTTGCTTCCTCATCATTGGGATCTTTCTGCCTGTGGTGTTCATGTTCGAGATTGTGGTGGTGCTGCCCGCTTTCCATGAACCGGGTGGCTTCTTCCACACCTTCACCTTCCTTATGGCCATGTTCCTGGTGTTTAATATCAAGGGAAACATGATTGCCTGCATAATGATTGACAGCAGTGTAGATG TGAAAAAGATAGACCCACCGGGGGATCAGGAGAACTGGCGGGAGTGCGGCGAGTGCCAGAAGCTAGCTCCACCCAGATCCTGGCACTGCAAGATCTGCAAGGTGTGCATTCTGAAGCGGGATCACCACTGCATCTACACCGGCTGCTGCATTGGACTCCGAAACCATCGCTTCTTCATGGGCTTCATATTCTATCTGTTTGTGGGATCCGTTTACGCATTGGTTTACAACTCCATATACTTGTGGGTCATCCACGGCCACATCTACAACAACTGGCTGACGCTGCTAAAACTCTTCTGCCCCATGCTACACACTGTAACGGGCAGTTTTTGGAGCAACATGTACCTGGGGTTCTACAGCTTAAATGTTTTGGCTCTGGCCTATGGAGTCATCCTGCTGGGCTACCACGTGCCAATTGTTTTAAGGGGCGGTGTTTCCGCCGATATCACTAAGGAGAGCAAAGAAAAGTACGACCGCGGAGTGTATCAAAATCTGAGGAGCGTTTTTGGAATCCGCATGCACTTAGCGTGGCTGTCCCCACTGATTCGCAGCGATCTGCCGGATGATGGATACCACTGGAGTGTCTCTACGAACAAACAAGACTAA
- the LOC6531627 gene encoding pickpocket protein 28, giving the protein MEPTLTARPEKQGTSLFLLKSFARSLRQFLNQTSLHGLKFVGDSSLSSWERSFFLGSFVTALIITVHLISNIYVKWDSTPVIIGISPQATSILKVPFPAITICNMNQVQRSLVANYREGSNESALLKVLCESGGWESSPTDEEFSASKYATNNLKISEFVSNHSQSCERMLLFCRFSAVERNCSKLFQQILTDEGLCCVFNFQPPEYLYKPFTMNSRNLTNADGYESVMWDPESGYPDKLPPKFYPAPASGTGITLGFTAVLHAEMDEYYCSSTNGPGFKVYFHNPVEVPKVKEAGLISAIGYETNYRIEMIRAEAVPAIRSISRDGRQCLFKNEKQLIFYRIYTRLNCENECLAAFLYETCSCIPFDHPLIYSNASICSMGDTSCVRRAQRASNRPGWAKCRQQCLPSCFDLNYLASGFSFPLASNNFQLANALVESFNKSYLSENIAVINVYFRESVYYGNTKNAYVGLTEFLSNVGGVMGLFMGFSVISLAEILYFLILKPLAELFVWKRSSHVDSESSLKHNAFGIEQKQSSDNPSFFHPKELYPKGFSPGVYEKEKSMKGFN; this is encoded by the exons ATGGAACCGACACTGACAGCCAGACCGGAAAAACAGGGAACCTCGTTGTTCCTGTTGAAGAGCTTCGCCAGGAGTCTGCGGCAGTTCCTTAACCAGACCAGTCTGCATGGACTGAAGTTTGTGGGCGATTCCAGTCTCAGCAGCTGGGAGAG ATCATTTTTTCTTGGCTCCTTTGTCACCGCCCTCATCATCACCGTGCACTTAATATCGAACATCTATGTGAAGTGGGACAGCACTCCGGTTATAATCGGCATCAGTCCACAGGCCACCTCCATTTTGAAGGTACCTTTTCCGGCAATAACCATCTGCAATATGAACCAGGTGCAGAGGAGTCTGGTGGCCAACTACAGAGA GGGCTCCAATGAGAGTGCCCTTCTGAAGGTTTTATGTGAATCGGGTGGCTGGGAATCCAGTCCGACTGATGAGGAGTTCTCCGCTTCGAAGTACGCCACGAATAACCTGAAGATATCCGAGTTTGTGTCAAACCACTCGCAGTCCTGCGAGAGGATGTTGCTCTTCTGCAGATTCAGTGCCGTGGAGCGGAACTGTTCGAAACTGTTCCAGCAGATCCTGACGGATGAGGGCCTATGCTGCGTCTTCAATTTTCAGCCACCCGAATATCTCTACAAGCCATT TACAATGAATAGCCGGAACTTGACGAATGCAGATGGGTACGAAAGTGTTATGTGGGATCCGGAGTCTGGTTATCCGGATAAATTGCCCCCCAAATTCTATCCAGCTCCAGCTAGTG GCACTGGTATCACCTTGGGATTTACAGCCGTACTTCATGCTGAAATGGACGAATATTATTGCTCCTCGACCAATGGACCTGGTTTTAAA GTTTACTTTCACAATCCCGTCGAAGTGCCGAAGGTGAAGGAGGCGGGTCTCATCTCGGCCATTGGCTACGAGACCAACTATCGGATCGAGATGATTCGAGCCGAGGCGGTTCCGGCAATTCGATCGATATCCCGCGATGGCCGGCAATGTCTGTTCAAGAACGAAAAGCAGCTGATCTTCTACCGGATCTACACGCGGCTCAACTGCGAGAACGAGTGCCTGGCCGCCTTCCTCTACGAGACCTGCTCCTGCATTCCGTTCGACCATCCGCTAATCTACAGCAACGCCAGCATCTGCTCCATGGGCGACACGTCCTGTGTGCGGCGGGCCCAGAGGGCGTCCAATCGACCTGGTTGGGCCAAGTGCCGCCAACAGTGCCTGCCCAGCTGCTTCGATCTCAATTACTTGGCCAGCGGCTTTTCCTTTCCGCTGGCCTCCAACAACTTTCAGCTGGCCAACGCGCTGGTGGAGAGCTTCAACAAGTCCTATCTCAGCGAGAATATTGCGGTGATAAACGTTTATTTTCGGGAGTCGGTCTACTACGGAAACACCAAGAATGCCTACGTGGGATTGACCGAGTTCTTAT CTAATGTCGGCGGCGTAATGGGTCTGTTCATGGGCTTCAGTGTCATATCTCTGGCGGAGATCCTGTACTTCTTGATCTTAAAACCCCTTGCGGAGCTTTTCGTTTGGAAGAGGTCATCCCATGTGGACTCAGAAAGTAGTCTCAAGCATAATGCCTTCGGTATTGAACAAAAGCAATCTTCAGATAACCCAAGTTTCTTTCACCCAAAAGAGCTATATCCCAAAGGTTTTTCCCCAGGAGTCTatgaaaaagagaaaagtaTGAAAGGATTCAATTAA
- the LOC6531628 gene encoding U3 small nucleolar ribonucleoprotein protein IMP3: protein MVRKLKFHEQKLLKKVDFITWKVDNSGKENKILRRFHIQKREDYTKYNKLSREIRELAERIAKLDASEPFKAEATTMLLNKLHTMGVSNDQLTLETAAKISASHFCRRRLPVIMVKLRMSEHLKAATDLIEHGHVRVGPEMIKDPAFLVSRNLEDFVTWVDGSKIKEHVLRYNDMRDDFQM, encoded by the exons atggttcGTAAACTCAAATTTCATGAGCAGAAGCTGCTCAAAAAGGTGGACTTCATCACGTGGAAGGTGGACAACAGCGgcaaggaaaacaaaattCTACGGCGCTTTCACATTCAGAAAAGGGAGGACTACACCAA gtACAACAAGTTGTCCAGGGAGATACGGGAACTGGCAGAGAGGATAGCCAAGCTGGATGCTTCAGAACCCTTTAAGGCGGAGGCCACCACCATGCTCCTAAACAAGCTGCACACCATGGGAGTTTCCAACGATCAGCTAACTTTGGAAACGGCCGCCAAAATATCCGCCAGTCATTTTTGCCGACGTCGTCTGCCCGTGATCATGGTCAAAC TGCGTATGTCGGAGCACCTGAAAGCGGCCACAGACCTCATAGAGCACGGCCATGTGCGTGTGGGCCCGGAAATGATTAAGGATCCCGCATTCCTGGTTTCCAGAAACCTCGAGGACTTTGTCACCTGGGTGGATGGCTCCAAGATCAAGGAGCACGTACTCCGCTACAATGACATGCGCGACGATTTTCAAATGTAG
- the LOC6531629 gene encoding procathepsin L produces MKLLFVLPLLVAAVSGQGFGGFGGGFGGGLGGGLGGLGNNRVAGAFQNVAGAVQNAAGNFASAVSKVPLLSNVQDFGDFLSQSGKTYLSAADRALHETAFASTKNLVDAGNAAFAQGVNTFKQTVNAFADLTHSEFLSQLTGLKRSPEAKARAAASLKEVQLPEKPIPDAFDWREHGGVTPVKFQGTCGSCWAFATTGAIEGHTFRKTGSLPILSEQNLVDCGPVADFGLNGCDGGFQEAAFCFIDEVQKGVSQAGAYPYIDSKDTCKYDGSKSGASLQGFAAIPPKDEEQMKKVVATLGPIACSVNGLETLKNYAGGIYNDDECNQGEPNHSILVVGYGSENGQDYWIVKNSWDDTWGEQGYFRLPRGQNYCFIADECSYPVV; encoded by the exons ATGAAGCTTCTGTTCGTTCTCCCACTGCTGGTGGCTGCGGTCTCTGGCCAGGGATTCGGTGGATTTGGCGGTGGATTCGGAGGTGGACTCGGCGGTGGACTCGGTGGTCTGGGCAACAATCGAGTGGCTGGAGCATTCCAAAATGTGGCAGGCGCCGTTCAGAATGCTGCTGGCAACTTTGCCAGTGCTGTGTCCAAAGTGCCTCTGCTCTCGAATGTCCAGGACTTTGGTGACTTTTTG AGTCAATCTGGAAAGACCTATTTGTCCGCCGCTGATCGCGCTCTTCACGAAACTGCCTTCGCTTCCACCAAGAACCTGGTGGATGCCGGCAACGCAGCCTTTGCCCAAGGAGTGAACACCTTTAAGCAGACTGTGAACGCCTTTGCCGATCTGACCCACTCTGAGTTCTTGAGTCAGTTGACTGGTCTCAAGAGAAGTCCGGAGGCTAA AGCTCGTGCTGCTGCCAGTTTGAAGGAGGTCCAGTTGCCAGAAAAACCCATCCCGGATGCCTTCGATTGGCGCGAGCATGGCGGTGTCACCCCCGTCAAATTCCAGGGAACCTGCGGCTCCTGCTGGGCCTTTGCCACCACTGGAGCCATTGAGGGACACACCTTCCGCAAGACCGGCAGCCTGCCCATCCTCTCTGAGCAGAATCTGGTCGACTGTGGTCCAGTCGCGGACTTCGGCCTGAATGGCTGCGATGGTGGCTTCCAGGAGGCCGCGTTCTGTTTCATCGACGAGGTGCAGAAGGGCGTGTCCCAGGCGGGCGCCTATCCCTACATTGACAGCAAGGACACATGCAAGTACGATGGCAGCAAGTCCGGAGCCAGCCTTCAAGGATTCGCCGCCATTCCGCCCAAGGACGAGGAGCAGATGAAGAAGGTGGTGGCCACCCTGGGACCAATTGCCTGCTCGGTTAATGGCTTGGAGACACTTAAGAACTATGCCGGTGGCATCTATAACGACGATGAGTGCAACCAGGGCGAGCCAAACCACTCGATTCTGGTCGTCGGTTACGGATCGGAGAACGGACAGGATTACTGGATCGTGAAGAACTCGTGGGACGACACCTGGGGCGAACAGGGCTACTTCCGCCTGCCTCGCGGCCAGAACTACTGCTTCATTGCTGATGAGTGCTCCTATCCTGTGGTTTAA
- the LOC6531630 gene encoding uncharacterized protein LOC6531630, which translates to MKVLLVLTFLATLALSLAFPQVGHGSVNGPSGRFPMTKNWAQPPVDLRKPIIFLPEATPIHEAQESRPRQAKHRKSG; encoded by the exons ATGAAAGTACTCCTGGTTCTAACTTTTCTGGCCACTTTGGCACTTTCACTGGCCTTTCCCCAGGTGGGACATGGATCTGTAAACGGACCCAGTGGG CGCTTTCCTATGACGAAAAATTGGGCGCAACCGCCGGTTGATCTGAGAAAACCCATTATCTTTCTGCCAGAGGCCACGCCCATTCACGAGGCGCAAGAATCGCGCCCCCGACAAGCCAAACATCGCAAGAGTGGATAA